DNA sequence from the Macrobrachium nipponense isolate FS-2020 chromosome 26, ASM1510439v2, whole genome shotgun sequence genome:
AAATAGAAATATGtgaagtatataataaaataatctaaCATTTTTGCTAAAATAATTCTCTCCATGCCTAATAATTTTGTAAGTAAAAGAATCAATACTTTTATATAGAAAAACTGGTTACCCAAGGGAAATTTTTTCACATTTGCAGTAACAAATTCCTTGAGGAGAACATCATTCCTTCTACTACATGATGAACAAAGTAAGTTTATTGCAGAATGAAAATACTATACATGCTGCCACAAAAGAACAAAGCTTAACCATTTCAAAAGCACACTCCAATAAGTTTTGCATCAGTCTCAGTAACATCATAGTCCCCAATATTAATTGTGGAACATGGGTTTTACAATAAGCAAACCTTATGTAagttgataaaagataaaaatattatgtacTTATAGCTTCAAATGTTGCACACTTTAAAGCTGAACAACTGTAATAAAGTTGTCTTAAGTATTCCTGGCACCAGTTCTCAATGACTGAAtagtaaatatcaaatatacaaaatatggaACTGAGGACTGTAATGTGTTTGCAAAGATCAGGTACCTTTTATTACCCTGTCTGTCTTCAAATATTTTCTCTAGCCCTTGTTAAAAAATGTTCTTAAATGATACAGtccattatttttaaatttgatgtAAAAAACTCTACATACATTGTGGCAGTGCTTTAAGAAGAGATCCTTGTGCACTTTCAAATTGCACTGAAGAAAAATAAGTTCTCGTTTATCCTTCACTCCACActatcaaaatttgcaaaaatacaATTCATTCCCATTTAAAACCCAGATATGCATATTCACATGCATCAACAGTCATGCATATAACTTATACATGAAGAACCACGTACCTAAACTACCCAATATCATGTCTTTCAAACCAgataatttacaaaacattaaaattagTTATAATACAAAAGACATGAAACAATGTACATTTCAGTATACATTTCACGTATGACGAAAGAATTCCACACCAATTCATTTGGCTATTGCCTTGGGATGTAGTGGTTTGAAATTTGTTCTTGAAAGTCCTAATCGAACTCCTATTCTTTGCATTGGATTAGGTGATTTTGGAACGAAGTTTGGTGTAGCTGTACTGGAAGACTGAACAGGACTTCGGAAAGGAACCTTAGCAGTGCAAACTTTTGAGGCATCCACTACTGTTGGCGGAGTATTAATACGGCTGACAGTTTTTGTCTTTCGTTCTTGTTTCACCTCTGGTGTTCTTGGGGTTGATTTAATAACCACCTTTCCAACAGGCGATTTGATTTCTGGTGGTTTTGCAATAGTGGAAGAAACCACTCTTGGAGAAGATGTCCCATTTACAACTGGcatagtattttcttttacagattgcTTTGCTGTTGATCTCGGTCTACCTGGAGATTTTACAGGACTGCTTTTCATATTCTGTTCCTTGACTAATCCTTTAGGAGATTTTGGAAGTTTGGCTTTCTTAGTTTCCTtagctttccttccattctttttCACAGGGCTTGGCGCAAAGTCACTCTCCTCTGACATCTCACATGTATCAAAGCCATCAAAACTTTCAGAATCactttctgtcaaagaaaaaaattactgtatgaaactatataaaaaaaattctggcaaAAAATCTATATtgcattataataaaaagaataaagattaaTATTAGAACTGTACTGCATAGTTGCAAATTTGCAAGCAAAAATCAAGACCATATAGACATAAACCCcgagttttaagaaaataaaaatttttatactgaaGCTTCCACCTTtcacttttattactatttattttactcatatagCTCGTGTGAAGAATGTGATTTCAAGTGAAAGGTGAAATCTGATGCAGGTTAAAGAAATCAGACAGCTAGGTGGGAAGAGACCAGGCAAAACAACACCATTAGTCACAGGGCACCTTTTActaaattgaaattttttctatATACGTACACATGTATACAAAGtatgtacataattttttaaGACATTTATATAGGCATGGTACAGAAACACTTCCGTAGTATAGCTGTGCGAGTGAAAAACTTTCTAAGCTGGCCAAACAAACAGATGTTCATATGACTACCCAAGTTCAACTAAACATACAGATATCTTGAAGCCGTAATAATGCGTCTTAAATATTTAAGCCAATTAATCAAGTAAAATGACTACTTTTGTATCACATAAAAGGTGCAATATGTAGTAGTTGTTCAAAACATAAACCTCAAAACATTACTGTACCTTCGAAAAAGACAACTTTCTTCCTTTGTCTTTTACTTGTCATCCCAGTCGACGTTGAAGGCTCAGATTCTTCCATTTCAAACACTGTACTGGCAGACCTCTCTGGCATATTATTACCCTCTTTAGTGACAGTTCTATTTTCTTCATCCGCTTTCTCTTTGCCTGTGCATACAGTGTTATCAGTGGCCACTCCTTGTACTTCGTTCTTTTCTTCTTTGGAAATGTCTTTTGTGTCCTCTGAATCTAGCTTATTCACATCAAGACTTCTGTGAATTTCCTTATCACTGGAATTCCCAGAACTTACATTCTTCCCAGCTATGTCTGCCTCTCCTTCCTTTCCTGGTAAGTCTTGTTTGTCGGCAGATTCACTCATTTCAATCTTGGAAATGGCTAGTGCAGCTTCAAGTTCTCTCTGGAAACATCATATTATCAATGACTGCATGACCCAAAGTACAAGAATGAGtactattttcataaatattaaggCATAAAAGTTTCGTTATTTTCATACACTCCACATGCATAACACCCGAACCACTCTGATAACGTTGTTTTGAAATCAGTATTGAAAGTACTGTATACAATATTCTACCCAatttacctttcttagacacAAATCGTTCAATTCAAGATAAGCTTAAATGACTTGTTCTGGTCAGACAGGGGGCTAAGTAGCTCCTAATATTGCAAGATATGGAAATCAGGTTATATGAGAAACTTTCTCTTCCAAAATTTACGATTACTGgtgacatgaaagagagagagagagagagagagagagagagagagagagagagagagagagagagagagagagagagaaaactagctGAGAAAGGGTCCCCTTGTCTCCAAATATGTCAGGTGTTGAATTTGCTATTTGATCCTATTATGTATTATACAAATGTTTGTCTTAAACATAGAGATTCCTTTCTTTAGTGGGAGGTAGTGTGTGAAAAACAAGGCTGGTGTTATTTTTCCTTCCAATAAATGCCAACTTTTCAGTCATATACAAGAATAGGGGAAGGTTGACTCCTATTAACATCTGCACAGCCAGTATTTGTATTGGCAAGGCTAATAGGACcttaacataaaatttaggccaaaggttgtgctgggacctacgaggatAGTCagtgttgaaagggaaattgagagtaaatgaAGTTTTAAAGGCGTAACATGAAGGAAACAATGCATTTgcagtatgaaacaattgttaggagacggtacaaagtaagatggaagaaagataaaatgAACACAGatacagtaaaggaaatgaaaggggttgcagttaggggccgaagggatgttgCAAAGAGCTTtaaaaatgcctacagtgcatcacatgaggtgcactgatggcactacccactATTGGGGCAAAGCTCACAGAGCCCTTAACAACATCAATTTTCTAGTAACCTTGCTCTAGGAAATTTCAAAGAGCCCAAGTTCCAAGCGTGTGACAAAAAGACCAGCTTGAAGAGTAGCAATTTCATTGCAATATACACAAGATGATAAAGTTCTACCAGGTCCTCTTTACTGAAAATGAAAGTCAGAGATAAGACTAATGTGACTTATTGCTATCTAGCCCAACCACTGTGTACATGGACTGGAGCTGTTGGATAGGAGAAAGAGATTCCTTAAAATTACCTTTATCTTCATGAACGTTAGGCGAGATGCTTTTCTGTTCAACCAAGCTTGGGCAGCAACACAATGTGTTCAGCAACCATCACAGGCCCCAACAAGAATGTGTCTAAGAACTAATGGGCAACATTCCTGAAGTACGAGGAGGTAAGATAGTCTGGCAGAGCCAGATGCCTGCCCTCAACATCTCTGGAGGCTGAGAGGTTCTTCTTGAAGCCAAAGCTGGAGCACTAAAGTGACTCGTGAGCTATAGCATGTGGTATGGAGCCATCACCTTCACCAAGTAATACTTGTATGCCTGCTTGATGATCTCTCGATGACAGTATGAGACGTTCTAGAACACCTCCTTCTTTTGTGTCTACCAGCACCAGAGAACATTTGTGGGCACTTGGGTCAAATGCCAAGTCCTTTGCAGGTCTCATCCTGATCCTCTCATACAAAATCCTGGCCATAGGGGAACAAACTGACACTATTCCAGTGGCAGAATCAGGGTTCATCGTAGGGGAATGTTGCTTAAGGGTAGTTAGGATAAATGGTGTTACCCTCAAAAATACAAAACTTCCTTGATTTCTTCCTCTTGGAGATGTACTTCTTCCATTAGGCAGGCAACCAAGAATGATGCTTCAAGCAATTGAAAGATGTCATATGTTAATGAGCTCaggaaaaagataaaacagaatgaGGGTCACAGTTTACAGATGATATAGTttactgtacacacacatacacaccaagtCACATCCTGATAATCTATACCGATCAAACTTCCCAAGAGTGAAAAGTCAGGCACTACCATCACAAGAAAAACCAGAGCCATCAATAAAAGGTTATAAACGGGAAAAACtggttcaacaacaacaacagcaactatGCTAGAAGTCCAACAGCTGTAAAGATGTCTGTATAACAGTGCGGCTTTAAAACAAAGTCACGCAGCCAGTCAAGTGAGTCTGTGGGTCACAAGCCCCTCACTTGCTTGCTGCCAGTGACTTACCTTGCTAACAAGCTTTGATAACTGGACTAGCTTTCACTTAAGGTGCATCCATATAAAAGAGGTCTGCATCTTTGTAGGGCTGTATATCAGGACATTTTACTAGTACTGTACTTAACATACCTGAAACATTCTCTCTTCAACGGTCAATCGTTTTTTTGGAGATGCTCTCCCTGGAGAAATCTGCGTAGAAGTCACAATGCGACTGTTGGACTTAGGTGAAGAAACACTGTCTTTAAAATCACGACTGTTGGACTTAGGTGAAGAAACACTGTCTTTAAAATCAGAGTCGTCGTCTTCTGCTttattaattctttctttttctttatcctcCCTCTTCTTGTCTTTTTTGTCATGCTTTTTATCTTTCTTGTGCTTacgtctctcttcttcagaactagatttttctctgctctctctgctCCGATCTTTATCTCTgtgcttatctttttttttgtgtttatctCGATCTTTGTCTCTCCTATCACGATCCCTGTCTCGTTTATCCTTGTCTCTATCCCTGCGTTTTTCATCCCTC
Encoded proteins:
- the LOC135200402 gene encoding RNA-binding protein 25-like, whose amino-acid sequence is MELVDGKRTRKPVSYAVLDCSDDDDFSEFTPPVKKKKDGHDNLENSSSLSNKSDKDICNSSQESSSDHGKEKDREKRRDKERDEKRRDRDKDKRDRDRDRRDKDRDKHKKKDKHRDKDRSRESREKSSSEEERRKHKKDKKHDKKDKKREDKEKERINKAEDDDSDFKDSVSSPKSNSRDFKDSVSSPKSNSRIVTSTQISPGRASPKKRLTVEERMFQRELEAALAISKIEMSESADKQDLPGKEGEADIAGKNVSSGNSSDKEIHRSLDVNKLDSEDTKDISKEEKNEVQGVATDNTVCTGKEKADEENRTVTKEGNNMPERSASTVFEMEESEPSTSTGMTSKRQRKKVVFFEESDSESFDGFDTCEMSEESDFAPSPVKKNGRKAKETKKAKLPKSPKGLVKEQNMKSSPVKSPGRPRSTAKQSVKENTMPVVNGTSSPRVVSSTIAKPPEIKSPVGKVVIKSTPRTPEVKQERKTKTVSRINTPPTVVDASKVCTAKVPFRSPVQSSSTATPNFVPKSPNPMQRIGVRLGLSRTNFKPLHPKAIAK